From Pelotomaculum schinkii, the proteins below share one genomic window:
- the rpsS gene encoding 30S ribosomal protein S19 translates to MGRSLKKGPFVAERLLARINSMNESGDKRVIKTWSRSSTIYPEMVGHTIAVHDGRKHVPVYITEDMVGHKLGEFASTRLFRGHGHHTERSTALK, encoded by the coding sequence TTGGGCCGTTCATTAAAGAAGGGGCCGTTCGTTGCAGAGCGGCTGCTTGCTAGAATAAACAGCATGAATGAATCCGGAGATAAACGGGTTATCAAAACGTGGTCAAGAAGTTCGACCATCTATCCCGAAATGGTGGGTCACACCATAGCCGTACACGACGGCAGAAAACACGTCCCGGTTTATATAACCGAGGACATGGTGGGCCACAAGCTCGGAGAATTCGCCTCCACCAGGTTATTCAGGGGGCACGGTCACCACACGGAAAGATCTACTGCTTTGAAGTAG
- the rplB gene encoding 50S ribosomal protein L2, which produces MATKKFKPTSPGRRFVTVSTFEEITKTEPEKSLVAPLKKSGGRNAQGRLTVRHRGGGHKRAYRIIDFKRDKDGIPAKVASIEYDPNRSARIALLHYADGEKRYIIAPVGLTVGQTVVSGPTADIKPGNCLALKDIPLGTMIHNIELYPKGGGKLVRSAGNSAQLMAKEGKYANLRMPSGEMRLVLQECKATIGQVGNVDHENITIGTAGRKRHLGIRPTVRGVVMNPVDHPHGGGEGRSPVGRNPVTPWGKPALGARTRKKKPSDRLIVKRRTK; this is translated from the coding sequence GTGGCGACAAAGAAATTTAAGCCAACATCACCCGGCCGGCGGTTTGTAACCGTCTCGACATTTGAAGAAATCACCAAAACTGAGCCGGAGAAGTCGCTGGTAGCGCCCTTGAAAAAAAGCGGCGGCAGAAATGCCCAGGGCAGGTTGACAGTGAGGCACCGCGGCGGCGGCCACAAGAGAGCGTACCGGATTATCGATTTCAAACGGGACAAGGACGGCATTCCGGCCAAGGTAGCCAGCATCGAATACGATCCCAACCGCTCCGCGCGGATAGCCCTTTTGCATTACGCCGACGGCGAGAAACGCTACATCATCGCCCCGGTAGGACTTACGGTAGGCCAAACGGTGGTTTCAGGACCTACTGCGGATATCAAACCGGGCAACTGCCTGGCCTTAAAAGACATTCCGCTGGGCACGATGATCCACAACATCGAACTCTACCCCAAGGGCGGCGGCAAGCTGGTCCGCTCGGCGGGAAACTCAGCGCAGCTGATGGCCAAGGAAGGCAAGTACGCCAACCTCAGGATGCCGTCCGGTGAAATGAGGCTTGTCTTGCAGGAATGCAAGGCCACCATCGGACAGGTCGGCAATGTCGACCACGAAAACATAACCATCGGCACAGCCGGCCGCAAGCGCCATTTGGGCATCCGCCCGACGGTGCGCGGTGTGGTCATGAACCCGGTTGACCACCCCCATGGCGGCGGCGAAGGCCGTTCACCGGTCGGCCGCAACCCGGTTACCCCCTGGGGCAAACCGGCGCTCGGCGCCCGCACCCGCAAGAAAAAGCCCAGCGATCGGCTGATCGTCAAGAGAAGAACCAAATAA
- the rplW gene encoding 50S ribosomal protein L23 — protein MDAYRVLRKPMVTEKSTSLLQDNKYTFEVDPKANKTEIKQAVESLFKVKVEKVNTMRVKGKLKRVRQIQGRTPDRKKAIVTLKQGDKIEIFEGMS, from the coding sequence GTGGATGCCTACAGGGTGTTAAGAAAGCCGATGGTAACAGAAAAAAGCACTTCGCTTTTACAGGATAACAAGTATACTTTTGAAGTCGATCCGAAAGCCAATAAAACGGAAATCAAGCAAGCCGTTGAGAGCCTCTTCAAAGTCAAGGTTGAAAAAGTCAACACCATGCGCGTAAAGGGCAAGCTGAAAAGGGTCCGCCAAATACAAGGCAGGACACCCGACCGGAAGAAAGCGATTGTCACACTCAAACAAGGCGACAAGATAGAAATATTTGAAGGAATGTCATAG
- the rplD gene encoding 50S ribosomal protein L4, translating to MPTVALYNTSGEQVGELALSEEIFGAEVNESVLHDAVVAQLASRRLGTHDTKTRGEVSGGGRKPWRQKGTGRARAGTTRSPIWRSGGIVFGPHPRDYSYSLPKKVRRLALKSALSAKVNDGDILVLDSLTLEGPKTKDMVKILGALKVDDALLVTAGKDEAVEKSARNIPNIKPLVANGLNVYDLLAYDKLVITKDAVARVEEVFA from the coding sequence ATGCCTACAGTAGCATTGTACAATACCAGCGGCGAACAGGTCGGTGAGCTGGCGCTGAGCGAAGAAATCTTTGGCGCCGAGGTCAACGAGTCAGTCCTGCACGACGCCGTTGTGGCGCAGTTGGCCAGCCGGCGCCTCGGTACCCATGATACCAAGACCAGAGGCGAGGTTAGCGGCGGCGGCCGTAAGCCCTGGCGCCAGAAAGGCACCGGACGCGCCCGCGCCGGCACCACCCGGTCACCCATTTGGCGCAGCGGCGGTATCGTCTTTGGCCCGCACCCCAGGGATTACAGCTACAGCCTGCCCAAGAAAGTAAGGAGACTGGCCTTGAAATCCGCCCTGTCAGCCAAGGTCAACGATGGAGACATCCTTGTTTTGGACTCTCTGACGCTTGAAGGGCCCAAGACCAAAGATATGGTGAAAATTCTCGGCGCCCTCAAGGTGGATGACGCCCTGTTGGTAACTGCGGGCAAGGACGAAGCTGTTGAGAAGTCCGCCCGCAACATCCCAAACATCAAACCCCTGGTGGCAAACGGCCTCAACGTGTATGACCTCCTGGCCTACGACAAGCTGGTTATAACCAAAGACGCCGTGGCCAGGGTTGAGGAGGTGTTCGCGTAG
- the rplC gene encoding 50S ribosomal protein L3 has product MPKGILGKKIGMTQIFTDKGLAIPVTVIEAGPCVVVQKKTMETDGYQAIQIGFGEKRERLFTRPLKGHYAKNNVRPMRFLRELKVEDPDAYQVGQEIKADIFEQGEKVDIVGTTKGKGFAGGIERHGFHRGPMAHGSKYHRRPGSLGAKGPARVFKGRRLPGHLGAERVTVQNLEIIKVDAGRNLLAVKGAIPGPKGGLVIVKPSTKSR; this is encoded by the coding sequence ATGCCCAAAGGAATTCTGGGAAAAAAGATTGGCATGACACAGATTTTTACAGATAAGGGCCTGGCCATCCCGGTAACCGTAATTGAAGCGGGCCCCTGCGTCGTGGTTCAGAAAAAGACCATGGAAACAGACGGCTATCAGGCCATCCAGATTGGTTTTGGAGAGAAAAGGGAGCGCCTTTTCACCAGGCCGCTCAAAGGCCACTACGCCAAGAACAATGTACGTCCGATGCGCTTTTTGCGGGAACTGAAAGTCGAAGACCCGGACGCCTATCAGGTAGGACAGGAAATCAAGGCCGACATTTTCGAGCAGGGTGAGAAGGTCGACATCGTTGGCACGACCAAAGGAAAAGGCTTTGCCGGCGGTATTGAACGGCACGGCTTTCACCGCGGACCCATGGCGCACGGCTCCAAATACCACCGCCGGCCCGGCTCTTTGGGAGCAAAAGGACCGGCCAGAGTTTTCAAAGGCAGGAGACTGCCCGGCCACCTTGGCGCTGAACGGGTGACGGTACAGAACCTGGAAATCATCAAGGTGGACGCCGGCCGCAACCTGCTGGCCGTGAAAGGAGCCATCCCCGGCCCGAAGGGCGGCCTGGTGATTGTCAAACCGTCCACCAAAAGCCGGTAA
- the rpsJ gene encoding 30S ribosomal protein S10, which translates to MQNQKIRIRLKAYDHHMLDQSAQKIVETAKRTGASVAGPIPLPTEKNVYTILRSPHVNKDSREQFEMRTHKRLIDILEPTPKTVDALMRLDLPAGVDIEIKL; encoded by the coding sequence ATGCAAAACCAAAAAATACGGATCAGGCTTAAAGCCTACGACCACCACATGCTCGACCAGTCCGCCCAGAAGATCGTGGAAACAGCGAAGAGAACGGGCGCTTCTGTAGCCGGGCCGATCCCCCTGCCGACAGAAAAGAACGTGTACACCATTCTGCGGAGCCCCCATGTCAACAAGGACTCCCGCGAGCAGTTTGAAATGCGCACCCACAAGCGGCTGATCGACATCTTAGAACCCACTCCCAAGACAGTCGACGCCCTCATGCGCCTCGACCTGCCCGCCGGCGTGGACATCGAGATCAAGTTGTAA
- the tuf gene encoding elongation factor Tu, whose amino-acid sequence MAKQKYERTKPHVNIGTIGHVDHGKTTLTAAITMVLSTVGGASVKKYDEIDNAPEERARGITINTAHVEYETEKRHYAHVDCPGHADYIKNMITGAAQMDGSILVVSAADGPMPQTREHILLSRQVGVPYIVVYLNKADQVDDPELLELVDMEVRELLSSYEFPGDDTPIISGSALKAMECACGKRDCQWCKSIWELMDAVDSYIPTPQRAIDKPFLMPVEDVFTITGRGTVATGRVERGQIKVQEEVEIVGFTEKPRKTVVTGVEMFRKLLDSGQAGDNIGCLLRGVDRKEIERGQVLAKPGSIKPHTKFNAEVYVLTKEEGGRHTPFFNGYRPQFYFRTTDVTGVAHLPEGVEMVMPGDNVKISIDLITPIAIEEGLRFAIREGGRTVGAGVVTGVRE is encoded by the coding sequence ATGGCAAAGCAAAAGTACGAACGCACCAAACCCCACGTTAATATTGGAACCATCGGCCACGTAGACCACGGCAAGACCACACTTACCGCCGCCATCACCATGGTGCTGTCTACCGTAGGCGGCGCGTCAGTCAAGAAGTACGATGAAATCGACAATGCTCCTGAAGAGCGCGCCCGTGGCATCACGATCAACACCGCCCACGTAGAATACGAAACAGAAAAACGGCACTATGCCCACGTTGACTGCCCGGGCCACGCCGACTACATCAAGAACATGATCACCGGCGCCGCCCAGATGGACGGATCGATCCTGGTCGTATCCGCCGCCGACGGGCCCATGCCCCAGACCCGCGAGCACATCCTGCTGTCCCGCCAGGTGGGCGTTCCCTACATCGTTGTCTATCTGAACAAAGCCGACCAGGTTGACGACCCCGAGCTGTTGGAACTGGTAGACATGGAAGTGCGCGAACTGCTTTCTTCCTACGAATTTCCCGGCGACGATACCCCGATTATCAGCGGCTCCGCATTAAAAGCCATGGAATGCGCCTGCGGCAAGAGAGACTGCCAGTGGTGCAAATCGATCTGGGAACTGATGGACGCGGTGGACTCCTATATACCGACGCCGCAGCGGGCCATTGACAAGCCCTTCCTGATGCCGGTGGAAGACGTGTTCACGATTACCGGACGCGGCACCGTGGCCACCGGGCGTGTAGAGCGCGGCCAGATTAAAGTGCAGGAAGAAGTGGAGATCGTAGGTTTCACCGAGAAGCCGCGCAAGACCGTCGTAACCGGGGTTGAGATGTTCAGGAAGCTTTTGGACAGCGGCCAGGCCGGCGACAACATCGGCTGCCTGTTGCGGGGCGTGGACCGCAAAGAGATCGAGCGGGGCCAGGTGCTGGCCAAGCCCGGCAGCATCAAGCCGCACACGAAATTCAACGCTGAAGTATACGTCCTGACCAAAGAAGAAGGCGGGCGGCACACCCCGTTTTTTAACGGCTATCGTCCCCAGTTCTACTTCCGTACCACCGACGTGACCGGCGTGGCGCACCTGCCCGAAGGTGTCGAGATGGTAATGCCCGGGGACAACGTCAAGATCTCCATTGACCTGATCACCCCGATCGCCATCGAAGAAGGACTGCGCTTCGCCATCCGTGAAGGCGGCCGCACCGTGGGCGCCGGCGTTGTAACAGGCGTCAGAGAGTAA